In Myxococcales bacterium, a single window of DNA contains:
- a CDS encoding RDD family protein, whose amino-acid sequence MPNVAPLETDVAIETPEHIVFRYRVAGPARRGLAHLLDLTICYAALAVLGGIVLLAASAGGVAGADAESLAHAGAGVLLVALFFVQWVYFVVAESVWGRSPGKAALGLRVVTAEGRPIGFTHAALRNLLRAADGLPFGYALGVAFMAGTGRFQRIGDLVAGTLVVHTSDHARAEPIRLWPPARPDELATLPARIGLDPEERAAIELFLRRRGRLGATREAELARMVAPALGRRFDYRHPDPARLLALLYDRAVNAGREEAPPSSRGAPGGSWR is encoded by the coding sequence ATGCCAAACGTTGCGCCGCTCGAGACCGACGTCGCCATCGAGACGCCGGAGCACATCGTGTTCCGGTATCGCGTGGCGGGCCCGGCGCGCCGAGGGCTCGCGCACCTGCTCGATCTCACGATCTGTTACGCGGCGCTCGCGGTGCTCGGTGGGATCGTGCTCCTCGCGGCGAGCGCCGGCGGCGTGGCCGGCGCGGACGCCGAATCCCTCGCGCATGCGGGCGCGGGCGTGCTCCTCGTCGCGCTCTTCTTCGTGCAGTGGGTCTATTTCGTCGTCGCGGAGTCGGTGTGGGGACGCTCGCCCGGCAAGGCGGCGCTTGGCCTGCGGGTGGTCACGGCCGAGGGGCGCCCCATCGGGTTTACCCACGCCGCGCTCCGTAACCTGCTCCGCGCCGCCGACGGGCTCCCTTTCGGCTATGCGCTCGGCGTAGCGTTCATGGCGGGCACGGGGCGCTTCCAGCGCATCGGCGATCTCGTCGCGGGTACCCTCGTCGTCCACACGAGCGACCACGCTCGCGCCGAGCCCATCCGCCTCTGGCCGCCGGCCCGCCCCGACGAGCTCGCCACCCTCCCGGCTCGCATCGGTCTCGATCCGGAAGAGCGCGCAGCCATTGAACTTTTTCTTCGAAGGCGGGGGCGCCTCGGGGCCACCCGCGAGGCCGAGCTCGCCCGAATGGTCGCGCCCGCGCTCGGCCGGCGCTTCGACTACCGGCACCCCGATCCCGCGCGCCTGCTCGCATTGCTCTACGATCGCGCCGTCAACGCGGGCCGGGAAGAGG
- a CDS encoding Smr/MutS family protein, with protein sequence MSPTKPPGKRGAKDDKSRGFALASALAPALADMKKQLEAQAAAKAAKPQAASAASSARAAPAAAGARARTPKVDAAEEEATFQRMMSGVVPIGGDKPTRVSAGVAPRGPEARARAAEDLAARARAEADEVHEKLRQLVDGPSRFEVVDDGRRVEGRRLELPPQTLRSLRRGAIAVDARLDLHGQAAAAAHDELARFLRERRGRGDRCVLVIHGKGDHSPGGVGVLRGEISAWLSQGRASEQVSAFATATTEDGGEGAVYVLLRRDLG encoded by the coding sequence ATGAGCCCGACGAAGCCGCCGGGCAAGCGGGGCGCGAAGGACGACAAGAGCCGCGGGTTCGCGCTCGCGTCCGCGCTCGCGCCCGCGCTGGCCGACATGAAGAAGCAACTCGAGGCCCAGGCGGCGGCGAAGGCCGCGAAGCCGCAGGCCGCGAGCGCGGCGAGCTCCGCGAGGGCCGCGCCCGCGGCGGCCGGGGCGCGCGCCCGCACGCCGAAGGTCGACGCGGCCGAGGAAGAGGCGACCTTCCAGCGCATGATGAGCGGCGTCGTGCCGATCGGCGGCGACAAGCCCACCCGCGTCTCCGCGGGCGTCGCGCCGCGGGGCCCCGAGGCTCGGGCGCGCGCCGCCGAAGACCTCGCCGCGCGTGCCCGCGCGGAGGCCGACGAGGTGCACGAGAAGCTCCGGCAGCTGGTCGACGGCCCGTCCCGCTTCGAGGTCGTCGACGACGGCCGCCGCGTCGAGGGGCGTCGCCTCGAGCTGCCCCCGCAGACCCTGCGATCGCTCCGACGTGGCGCCATCGCGGTCGACGCCCGGCTCGACCTCCACGGGCAGGCCGCGGCCGCCGCGCACGACGAGCTCGCGCGCTTCCTGCGAGAGCGTCGGGGGCGGGGCGATCGTTGCGTGCTGGTCATCCACGGGAAGGGCGATCACTCTCCGGGCGGCGTCGGCGTCCTGCGCGGCGAGATCTCCGCCTGGCTCTCCCAGGGGCGCGCGAGCGAACAAGTGAGCGCGTTCGCGACGGCGACCACCGAGGACGGCGGCGAGGGCGCCGTTTACGTGCTGCTTCGGCGGGATTTGGGCTAG
- a CDS encoding (2Fe-2S) ferredoxin domain-containing protein gives MNPARRPRAHLFVCENRREGSPLGPGCGGRGEAVFAELKREVGQRGLTYDVWVTRTRCLGVCPAVGTAVAIYPRGGLLTEVVASDAAALLRRAHEENV, from the coding sequence ATGAATCCCGCCCGCCGCCCGCGCGCGCACCTCTTCGTGTGCGAGAACCGGCGCGAGGGCTCGCCGCTTGGACCGGGGTGCGGGGGCCGCGGCGAGGCCGTGTTCGCCGAGCTGAAACGCGAGGTCGGCCAGCGCGGGCTCACCTACGACGTCTGGGTCACGCGCACGCGTTGCCTCGGCGTGTGCCCAGCGGTAGGCACGGCCGTCGCCATCTACCCACGCGGCGGGCTCCTCACCGAGGTGGTCGCGTCCGATGCCGCAGCGCTCCTGCGGCGAGCCCACGAGGAGAACGTATGA
- a CDS encoding protein kinase — translation MVRLPSRVLPLDQRRLHLGAHVGRGFRTEAYRGELEGRLGVRHPVLVKLFDTAASDAEGAEGDSFVTALVRAAARAARVQHPNVARVYDCGEAAGRAFLVTEEVPGVSLHHLLRTLEEHDSRLGFDVALFISCEVADALAGALAAPGRVCHGDLSPRQVMLGWTGVVKVTDFEIGRVTIAQSGVRSLRTQSSRLENLAPELVQGSPTTPRSDVFALGMLLRQLFVGRRFKRGLSHAEVLHMVTEGQVDSPSFRARIPRELSELILTATAVSPDERFPSARAVAEELRVIAFRHGVGDARPFLARALDRALPDEAPAPAGDDLGDDSFAGEDRDALLSETREALDLDSRDWREEDDEHEHEPSRYDDEPPWSEPAPPARSADLGVATGSGPRSRAANAWRGDDDDDDLASTSIHRSHPSADVLGGDDDDDDDDDLARTSLHAAPRRAVPSADAPDEELARTSVFHGRLRDDDDDLARTTARRFTDDERDDLSKTTVLRGAGAARARGAARPLEEDDDFDPEATVNLK, via the coding sequence GTGGTGCGCCTCCCCAGCCGAGTGCTCCCGCTCGATCAGCGGCGCCTGCATCTGGGCGCCCACGTTGGGCGCGGTTTCCGCACCGAAGCCTACCGCGGGGAGCTCGAGGGCCGCCTCGGCGTGCGGCACCCCGTGCTCGTGAAGCTCTTCGACACAGCGGCCTCCGACGCCGAGGGCGCGGAGGGCGACAGCTTCGTCACCGCCCTCGTGCGCGCCGCCGCGCGCGCCGCGCGGGTGCAGCACCCCAACGTGGCGCGGGTCTACGATTGCGGTGAGGCCGCGGGGCGCGCCTTCCTGGTCACCGAGGAGGTCCCGGGGGTCTCGCTGCACCACCTGCTCCGCACCCTCGAGGAGCACGACAGCCGCCTTGGGTTCGATGTCGCGCTGTTCATCTCCTGCGAGGTCGCGGACGCCCTCGCCGGCGCCCTGGCGGCGCCCGGCCGCGTTTGCCACGGCGACCTGTCGCCGCGCCAGGTCATGCTCGGCTGGACCGGCGTCGTGAAGGTGACCGACTTCGAGATCGGCCGCGTCACGATCGCGCAGTCCGGAGTGCGCAGCCTGCGGACGCAGTCGTCGCGGCTCGAGAACCTCGCCCCCGAGCTCGTGCAGGGGAGCCCCACCACGCCGCGGAGCGACGTCTTCGCGCTCGGAATGTTGCTGCGCCAGCTCTTCGTCGGGCGGCGCTTCAAGCGCGGTCTGTCGCACGCCGAGGTGCTGCACATGGTGACGGAGGGTCAGGTCGACTCGCCGTCCTTCCGAGCGCGCATCCCGCGGGAGCTGTCGGAGCTGATCCTCACGGCCACGGCTGTGAGCCCCGACGAACGGTTCCCGTCGGCGCGCGCCGTCGCGGAAGAGCTGCGCGTGATCGCCTTTAGGCACGGGGTCGGCGACGCGCGTCCATTCCTCGCGCGCGCGCTCGATCGTGCGCTGCCCGACGAGGCGCCGGCCCCGGCCGGCGACGACCTCGGCGACGACAGCTTCGCGGGCGAGGACCGCGACGCGCTCTTGAGCGAGACCCGTGAGGCGCTCGATCTCGACTCGCGCGACTGGCGCGAGGAGGACGACGAGCACGAGCACGAGCCAAGCCGCTACGACGACGAGCCGCCTTGGAGCGAGCCGGCGCCGCCAGCGCGCAGTGCTGACCTCGGCGTGGCGACAGGGAGCGGGCCGCGGAGCCGCGCCGCCAACGCGTGGCGTGGCGACGACGACGACGACGACCTCGCCAGCACGTCGATCCACCGCTCGCACCCGAGCGCGGACGTCCTCGGCGGCGACGACGACGACGACGACGACGACGACCTCGCGCGGACGTCGCTGCACGCCGCGCCCCGGCGCGCCGTGCCGAGCGCGGACGCGCCGGACGAAGAGCTCGCGCGGACCTCCGTGTTTCACGGCCGCCTGCGCGACGACGACGACGACCTCGCGCGCACCACCGCGCGACGCTTCACGGACGACGAGCGCGACGACCTCTCCAAGACCACGGTCCTGCGCGGGGCTGGGGCGGCGCGTGCACGCGGCGCGGCGCGGCCCCTCGAAGAGGACGACGACTTCGACCCCGAGGCGACGGTGAACCTGAAGTAG